A genomic window from Chitinophaga pollutisoli includes:
- a CDS encoding alpha-L-fucosidase — MRKTLLLMAALLGAQNLSAQQTDKDARMQWWREARFGMFIHWGVYAVPAGTYNGFPMNRGGGEWIMNRSKIPVAEYQAYAQQFNPTRYDAEQWVKMAKDAGMKYIVITAKHHDGFALFDSKASEWDIADATPYKKDLLKPLAEACRKHGIKLGFYYSQAQDWNNPGGSAARKEMHEGWPNPDSNRVNAYTKAHSGHWDPAQETQSFQQYIDSVAVPQVRELLANYGDVAVLWWDTPTNMTDEAARKLQDALTAQPNIITNDRLKRPNFPGDYKTPEQKIPNLSDLDGTDWETCMTMNGTWGYKSYDHKWKSVETLVRNLVDIASKGGNYLLNIGPMADGTFPEASVERLIGIGAWMKVNGEAVYGTKGNPLPVQKWGRITQKHNGKNTTLYLSVFEWPADGKLQVDGLTAKISKASLLGGKGKVTATSHGPGAVLTVPAKGTNDIASVIKLEVEGKL, encoded by the coding sequence ATGAGAAAAACACTCCTCCTGATGGCGGCGCTCCTCGGCGCGCAAAACCTTTCCGCCCAACAAACCGATAAAGACGCCCGCATGCAATGGTGGCGCGAAGCCCGCTTCGGCATGTTCATTCATTGGGGCGTATATGCCGTGCCCGCCGGCACCTACAATGGTTTTCCCATGAACCGCGGCGGCGGCGAATGGATCATGAACAGGAGCAAAATCCCCGTTGCCGAATACCAGGCCTATGCGCAACAATTCAATCCCACCCGCTACGACGCGGAACAATGGGTGAAAATGGCGAAAGACGCGGGGATGAAATACATCGTCATCACCGCCAAGCACCACGATGGCTTCGCCCTATTCGATTCCAAAGCCAGCGAATGGGACATCGCCGACGCCACGCCCTACAAAAAAGACCTCCTCAAACCCCTCGCCGAAGCCTGCCGCAAACATGGCATCAAACTCGGATTCTATTACAGCCAGGCCCAGGACTGGAACAATCCCGGCGGATCCGCCGCCCGCAAAGAAATGCACGAAGGATGGCCCAATCCCGACAGCAACCGCGTAAACGCCTACACGAAAGCCCATAGCGGCCACTGGGACCCCGCGCAGGAAACCCAATCGTTCCAGCAATATATCGATTCCGTGGCCGTGCCCCAGGTCCGCGAACTGCTCGCCAACTACGGCGACGTGGCAGTGCTCTGGTGGGACACACCCACCAATATGACCGACGAAGCCGCCCGCAAACTCCAGGACGCCCTCACCGCTCAACCCAACATCATCACCAACGACCGCCTCAAACGCCCCAACTTTCCCGGCGATTACAAAACACCGGAACAAAAAATCCCCAACCTCAGCGACCTCGACGGCACCGACTGGGAAACCTGCATGACGATGAACGGCACCTGGGGCTACAAAAGCTACGACCACAAGTGGAAATCCGTGGAAACGTTGGTTCGCAACCTGGTAGACATCGCGTCGAAAGGAGGGAATTATCTCCTCAACATCGGCCCCATGGCGGATGGAACTTTCCCGGAAGCGAGCGTCGAGCGGCTGATAGGAATAGGGGCGTGGATGAAAGTAAATGGTGAAGCGGTCTACGGCACCAAAGGCAACCCTTTGCCGGTGCAAAAATGGGGAAGGATCACACAGAAACACAATGGTAAAAACACCACGCTCTATCTGTCGGTTTTTGAATGGCCCGCGGATGGAAAGCTGCAGGTAGACGGCCTCACCGCCAAAATATCCAAAGCCAGCCTCCTCGGCGGCAAAGGCAAAGTGACCGCAACAAGCCATGGCCCAGGAGCTGTCTTGACCGTTCCCGCGAAAGGTACGAACGACATTGCATCCGTAATCAAACTGGAAGTGGAAGGAAAATTATAA
- a CDS encoding GNAT family N-acetyltransferase, with the protein MTDTYIRRATETDLPALTALEYQTFSDAFRIQYPPEDFEAFLRDHKSPEAVRKAFRQEGSEYYVAAAGEQLTGFVQLNFNKQPDNGTLLPEPVMEIEKIYVLQTTQSRGTGKALIHYALQLARQRHVRTVWLGVWKHNPRARALYEREGFSVFGEHAFIIGSRRDRDLLMAKVLTGNS; encoded by the coding sequence ATGACGGACACGTATATCCGCCGTGCCACCGAAACCGACCTCCCGGCACTGACAGCACTCGAATATCAAACCTTCTCCGACGCCTTCCGCATCCAATATCCACCGGAAGATTTCGAAGCATTTCTCCGCGATCACAAAAGCCCTGAAGCCGTACGCAAAGCCTTCCGGCAGGAGGGAAGCGAGTACTACGTCGCCGCAGCCGGTGAACAACTCACCGGTTTCGTGCAGCTCAACTTCAACAAACAACCCGATAACGGCACCTTGCTCCCGGAACCCGTCATGGAAATCGAAAAAATATACGTACTCCAGACCACCCAAAGCCGCGGCACCGGCAAAGCCCTCATCCATTACGCCCTCCAGCTTGCCCGCCAGCGCCACGTGCGCACCGTATGGCTCGGCGTCTGGAAACACAACCCGCGCGCCAGGGCCCTCTACGAAAGAGAAGGCTTCTCGGTCTTCGGTGAACACGCATTCATTATAGGCTCCCGCCGCGACCGCGACCTCCTCATGGCCAAAGTCCTCACCGGCAACAGTTAA
- a CDS encoding alpha/beta hydrolase — MWKTLLVTPLFVSALAQGQTVHREDFMIDSDPGVKIFVREITVKKRSRKPPVLMLHGGGSGAVASFDLPVAGGSLAEDLAKEGQHVFIMDARGWETSTRPDYDTLRRWTITGSSAEVSNDINAVIDFIRERLGVKQVTLFGWATGGQWMGYYSCIYPNRVSALIMLNSLYNEKAPWSFTEYFRSPFDTTQFNYASTHVLRRATRTQLTDSWDRSIPDSNKALWRDPALAELYGKTAVGFYPDSILAVPGGYRAEAFYTAQGRGQWHAKDVRVPVLYIRGKYDNWSRQEDLLALQLRLVNSPRKQFVTLPEGSHHVFLDRPEKGRAQLIQEITSFNVRRK, encoded by the coding sequence ATGTGGAAAACCTTGCTCGTAACACCCTTGTTCGTTTCCGCGCTGGCGCAGGGCCAGACGGTTCACCGCGAGGATTTTATGATAGACAGCGACCCGGGCGTGAAGATCTTCGTCAGGGAGATCACCGTGAAGAAGCGCAGCCGCAAGCCGCCGGTGCTGATGTTGCACGGCGGAGGTTCTGGTGCGGTGGCTTCGTTTGATCTTCCCGTGGCGGGCGGATCGCTGGCCGAAGATTTGGCGAAGGAAGGCCAGCATGTGTTCATCATGGACGCGCGCGGCTGGGAAACTTCCACCCGGCCGGATTACGACACGCTGCGCCGGTGGACCATCACGGGCTCGTCGGCCGAAGTCTCCAATGATATCAATGCTGTGATCGATTTCATCCGCGAGCGCCTCGGCGTGAAGCAGGTGACGCTTTTCGGTTGGGCAACGGGTGGTCAGTGGATGGGATATTACTCCTGCATTTACCCGAACCGTGTGTCGGCATTGATTATGCTGAATAGTTTATACAATGAAAAAGCGCCCTGGTCGTTTACCGAATATTTCCGCTCCCCTTTCGATACCACACAATTCAACTACGCTTCCACTCACGTATTGCGCCGGGCCACGCGCACGCAGCTCACCGACAGCTGGGACCGCAGCATCCCCGACAGCAACAAGGCGCTTTGGCGCGATCCGGCGCTGGCGGAGTTGTATGGCAAGACGGCGGTGGGTTTTTATCCTGATAGTATCCTGGCTGTTCCGGGGGGCTACCGCGCGGAGGCGTTTTATACGGCGCAGGGCCGCGGGCAGTGGCACGCGAAAGACGTGCGGGTGCCGGTGCTCTACATTCGTGGCAAGTATGACAACTGGAGCCGGCAGGAAGATCTGCTGGCGTTGCAATTGCGGTTGGTGAACAGTCCGCGAAAGCAGTTCGTCACATTGCCGGAGGGTTCGCATCATGTTTTCCTGGATCGTCCGGAGAAAGGGCGTGCGCAACTAATTCAGGAAATTACGAGCTTTAACGTGCGCCGTAAGTGA
- a CDS encoding site-specific integrase, producing the protein MKKGHLRFSMLCWLNRSRSKKGKPAIYLRICVDGKRTEISTYQYIDPLLWDQAGHKVKGASEEAASINRQLTAMKGDIQRHYSLLVSTGQPVSVQAVRNAYQGIAETGKSLCEAFLFHNKRFADKVKAGTKSADTLKHHEVTRKKVETFIKWRYKVTDKPLKEVSFSLAPDFEHYLTTVDGISSNTAMKHVKVLKQVLKMAVEQGWLPNNPLGNFKCTYEEPERERLTMDEVVALYRKELHPRLAEVRDIYLFCCFTGFAYADVAQLTPGHVVIGIDGEKWISKAREKTQSRENVPLLPIALQIIERYKDDPVCRAKGTLFPVSTNQKFNAFLKEIAIICGINKYLTSHTARHTFATTITLEQDVPIETVSQLLGHKSIRTTQIYAKVTQKKVSNNMAHLKNKLFGDEGTFKEVGV; encoded by the coding sequence ATGAAGAAAGGACATCTGCGTTTTTCAATGTTATGCTGGCTGAACCGTAGCCGTTCGAAGAAAGGCAAGCCCGCGATCTACCTCCGCATATGTGTAGATGGCAAACGGACGGAAATCTCCACCTATCAGTACATTGATCCCCTACTATGGGATCAGGCCGGGCACAAAGTGAAAGGAGCCTCCGAGGAAGCGGCCTCCATCAACCGGCAACTAACCGCCATGAAAGGTGATATTCAGCGGCATTACAGCCTTTTAGTTTCCACAGGTCAACCGGTGAGTGTGCAGGCTGTCCGCAATGCGTACCAGGGCATCGCGGAAACGGGTAAATCCCTTTGCGAGGCGTTCCTCTTTCACAATAAGCGGTTTGCCGATAAGGTGAAGGCTGGCACTAAATCCGCCGACACGCTCAAACATCACGAAGTGACGCGCAAGAAAGTTGAAACTTTCATTAAATGGCGGTATAAAGTCACGGATAAGCCACTGAAAGAAGTTTCATTTTCACTAGCGCCCGATTTTGAGCATTATTTAACTACGGTGGACGGGATTTCCTCAAATACGGCAATGAAGCACGTTAAAGTACTGAAACAGGTCTTAAAAATGGCCGTAGAGCAGGGATGGCTCCCCAATAATCCGCTGGGCAACTTTAAATGTACCTATGAAGAACCCGAGCGAGAACGCCTGACTATGGACGAGGTGGTGGCGCTCTACCGGAAGGAATTGCATCCCCGGCTTGCGGAGGTTCGGGATATTTACCTGTTTTGTTGTTTCACCGGCTTCGCTTATGCGGACGTGGCCCAACTGACGCCGGGGCATGTCGTGATCGGAATCGACGGGGAGAAATGGATCTCCAAAGCCCGGGAAAAGACGCAGAGCCGAGAGAATGTTCCCCTCCTTCCCATCGCCTTGCAGATCATTGAGCGGTATAAGGACGACCCGGTTTGCCGGGCGAAAGGAACCTTGTTCCCGGTGAGTACCAACCAGAAGTTTAATGCCTTTCTAAAGGAAATCGCCATTATTTGCGGGATCAATAAATACCTGACCTCCCACACGGCCCGGCATACTTTCGCCACCACGATAACGCTGGAGCAGGATGTGCCGATTGAAACGGTGAGCCAGTTGTTGGGTCATAAGTCCATCCGGACCACGCAGATTTATGCGAAGGTGACACAGAAGAAGGTAAGCAATAACATGGCACACTTAAAAAACAAGCTCTTTGGTGATGAAGGTACATTTAAAGAAGTCGGTGTGTAA